A stretch of the Sinorhizobium alkalisoli genome encodes the following:
- a CDS encoding FAD binding domain-containing protein: MKPASFDFLCPETLEEALAVLAEGGGEARVIAGGQSLVPMLNMRLARPALLVDIMRLEVLHRIETSGDEIVVGAGVRQAELEAWPSLLRDLPLLAAAFPWLGHVQTRARGTVCGSIAHADPSAELPLSLLTLGGAVSLRSRKQKRRVKANDFFIGMMATDLAEGEMIEAVHFPKARPGSGYAFREVGRRHGDFAIVACAAVADDSGLRLGIAGVDDRPRVFPLPALNDDQFDDAINDIAWSLNARDDIHASARYRRELVRSLGRETLKEASRCRA, from the coding sequence ATGAAACCCGCATCGTTCGATTTCCTCTGTCCGGAAACGCTTGAGGAAGCGCTTGCCGTGCTCGCCGAAGGCGGCGGTGAGGCCCGCGTGATCGCCGGCGGACAGTCGCTGGTGCCGATGCTCAACATGCGGCTCGCCCGCCCAGCCCTGCTCGTCGACATCATGCGGCTTGAGGTACTGCACCGGATCGAGACATCCGGCGACGAGATCGTCGTCGGCGCGGGTGTGCGGCAGGCGGAATTGGAAGCCTGGCCAAGCCTTTTGCGCGACCTGCCGCTTTTGGCCGCCGCCTTCCCGTGGCTCGGCCATGTGCAGACGCGGGCGCGCGGCACGGTCTGCGGGTCGATCGCCCATGCCGATCCGAGCGCGGAGCTGCCGCTGTCTCTGTTGACGCTCGGGGGGGCGGTCAGCCTGCGCAGCCGCAAGCAGAAGCGCAGGGTCAAGGCGAACGACTTCTTCATCGGCATGATGGCCACCGATCTTGCCGAGGGCGAGATGATCGAGGCCGTGCATTTTCCAAAGGCCCGGCCCGGCAGTGGTTATGCCTTCCGCGAGGTCGGCCGGCGGCATGGTGATTTCGCCATCGTCGCCTGCGCCGCCGTCGCCGACGACAGCGGCTTGCGGCTCGGCATTGCCGGCGTCGACGACCGGCCGCGCGTCTTTCCGCTGCCGGCACTTAACGACGACCAGTTCGACGATGCCATCAACGATATCGCCTGGTCGCTGAACGCCCGCGACGACATTCACGCAAGCGCCCGTTACCGGCGCGAACTGGTCCGCAGCCTTGGCCGCGAGACCCTCAAGGAGGCAAGCCGATGCCGCGCATGA